The following nucleotide sequence is from Bacteroidota bacterium.
CAAGATCACTTTGCTCGCGACGGAATTTGAGACTGTAAATCACTGACAAGACGACAAAGTTAAACGGAAGTACCAGCAAGGGTAATTGATAGCCGGACAGCAGTTTGAGGAAGAAACCCGTCAGAATCACAACAACAAGGGATGAAATAACGGAGAGAAGGAACGATTTCTTCGACGGAAGGATCAGATTTCCGCCAAGCGCAAACGCCGTTAGTATCGAATTGAATCCCGCAAAGATCAGAAACCACTCGTCAGCTTCCTGCATGACGAAGTCTACAAAGAACAGGCTTGAGACAAACCCGACGATGCTCAGCGTAAACATCACTCGCGAAAGAAAAAGAAGGGCAACAGCAAAGACAACCCCCGACAGCATGTCGGATTGAAACACGATCAATCCAAGACTTCTGAAATACGTCTTGACAACCGGTGGCAGCATCGCAAGGAATTCCGGCTCGGTGAATTCGAACGGCTTGCTCTCTATTCCACGCAAGTTGGTCAGGAAGATGATAAACACATACAACGTTAGAACAAACGGGAGACTCAGGCCCGGCAGGTTAAACACCGCAGCAAGATGATGCTCAAGTACAGCAGAGACAAGGAACGTGATAATGATGAAGATGCCGATCAGGACGAGAAAAAACGGCGTCAGCTTGAAGTAGAATACCGCAGCGGCACCGAAGAGAATGCCGTTGAACCCATAGAATCCGCTTCGGATTTTTCCTTCATCAAATTTCAAGACCGCGGCGGTGAGATTTGAAAGGACGACTCCCAACAATGCGACAAGTCCCAGTTCGGGAACAACAAACGTCGCCGCCAGAACTACCCCGCCGAACCACTTCCGGTTGGAAAAGAAGATCTGGGCGTAGCTGTAGAGAATGGAGTCGAGAAGAAGATTCATGATGTCAGCGGGATTTCTTCTCCTTGAGTCGGGCGGGAAGTACTTCTTGCTGCGCAAGATACTCCAGCGTTTCTGCCTTGCGAATCAACTCAACGCTCCCATCTTCCATCACCATAACCACATTCGGCCGCATCGTGATGAACTGCATCCATTGCGTCATGTTGTATGCACCGACGTGGTTCAGTACAAGGCGGTCACCCTGCTTGAGTGTCGGCAGAACTATGCCGTCGCGCAACACATCAATATTCATGCACAACGGGCCGTAGATGACAGCATCCTCGGTATGCACGCTCGGCTGCTGGGCCGGTTGAATCTTGTGCTTGTACCAGAAACTCGTGAACATCAGGTTCACCCCCGCATCGACAATAATTGCCCTGCGCCCGGTTGAGAGTCGCTTGTTTGCAATGACGGTTGTGACGAGGTACCCTGCATTGTCAATGAGTGCCCTCCCCGTCTCAAGAATTAGCGTCGGCAAATCTTCCGGCTTGATGGAAAGCTGGAACAAGCCGGAGGCAATTGCATCGGCGTACTGTTCAAGACTCGGTACAACTTCTTCCGCCGGCAGGTATTGCCCGATCAGGGTATTCTGCGATGCAAAGCCTCCGCCAACGTCAATGTACTCCAGCGTGATGTTGAATTCATCATGCATACTTTTCGCAAGAGTTGCGAGTTTACTGGCGGCAACACGATATGCCTCTGCGCTCATCATATACGTACCGATATGTGTGTGCAGCCCGATGAGTGTTAGTCGCGGATTGGCGACAATACGCTTGATGGCCTGCCATGCCTCGCCGTTCTCGTAATTGAAACCGAACCGGTCCCACAACGGATAGACACCGACGTCCATATTCACGCGAATGGCGATCTTCGCCTTCAGTTTTTCAGTATCCGTAAGCTCGACAATGTGATACAACTCGTCGAAATGATCAATATGAATCATCGCGCCTTCGCGTATTGCCGTACGGAGCACTTCGATGCTTTTTTCCGGTCCGTTGAAGATGATGTGTTCGCCCGGAATACCCAAAGCCCGCGCCTTCCGGTATTCAAATTCGGACACAACTTCCGCCCATGAACCTTCCTGATGAAACACGGAACAAACGGCATCGAGGTAATTCGTTTTGTACGACCACGCAAATTGTACACGGGGATAGCGGTTCTTGAAGACGCGATAGGCATTCCGCTGATTCTGCCTGATGGTTTTCTCCGACAGAACGAAGAGAGGAGAGCCGAATTTTCCGGCGAGATCCTTAATCAACACACCGTCGATATTGTCACGAACGGAAGTTGACGGCCCGCTGCCGAATTTGTTCATGATGCCCGACTGATGCTTCGTCACAACGGGACGTTCGTATGTTCTCTTTTCTGCCATGACTATTTTTCTCCTGCAACCACTAGTTTTTCAAATTCCTTCATGGTGGTGATATAATCCCACGAATAGCGGATGAAAATCGTACCGATCGTATATGCTCTGAATTGCGGCATCTGCTCTCCGCGTGCAAGCTTCACAAGTGCATACGGGAGATTCTGTCCGGCACCTGTAGCGAGATGAACCCACGCCGGAAAGCGTGGATTAATCTCCAACAGAAAATACTCATTAGTTTCTTTAGATTTGATGAACTCCAATTCAAGCCCGCTTTGCCACTTCAACGCTTTGACAATGTCTGCCGCAAGACTGATCAGAGCTTTGTCATCCACCGTTACGCCGGCCCATCCTTTCCCTTTGTCCGTGATGTACAACTTGCGCATCGGGACGGCGCCGATAGATGCACCGCTGCCGTCGCCGAGCGCAACAACGTTGAATTCATCTCCCGTCACATGCTCTTGTATGATGATGGGAAGCCCCCATTTGAGTCGCAGTTTGTCGAATGCTGCATGTGCATCGTTGAAGTTATGGGCGATGTACGCGTCATAGAAAATCCCCTTCACCACCACGGGATAGTTGAATTGATTCGGGATGTTGTGAAGATCCTGCAGCGATGATACAAGAATGTTTTTCGGCACCTTGAATTTGTGTACCGTGCAGAAATCGAACAGCTTGTCCTTTGCGCGCAGGTTTAGTTGGTCAAACGTCGGCAGGAATGTATGAATGCCGAGGCTCCGCAGCCGCTCACTCAGCTTGATAAATCCGTACAACTCCGAATCAAGGGTGGGAACGATGACATCCAACTTTTCCTTGGAGTGGATGTACGCAATCCGCTCAAACAGCGGTTCCAATCCGCTCGACGGATAGGGAATAAGATAGCTTTTGTCGGCAATGTTCTCCATGTAGATTCCCGGGTCGAGCGAATCATACGACAACCCGATAATCCTCCCGGAAAACTCCGGCGCCGAACGCAGGCTCCGTATGACCGGCACGCCGGGTCCGGGATTGTCGGTGGCGTTCAGCCCTGTAACGGCGATGTTCATTTGGTACGTATCAGTTTGAAGGATGAAAGTTGATTGATAAAGTCATCGAAGTCGCGGACAAATGTTGCCCGCTCAACGTCATACAATTCAAGAACCTTCTGCTCGATTGCCTCGCGGGTGTCTCCACCCTGAAGCATCTTGAAGATCTCCTTGCCGATTTCATTCAGCGTAAATGTCTCGCCCGTGGAAGCGAGGAAGAGAAACCCCGAATCGCTTACGGCAAGACTTTCAGGAACGAGATACGTGTTCATGGAATATCGCCTTTCTTGTAGATCATTACATTCCGACAGGACACGGGTGAACCGTATCCCCACAACTGCTTCGTAGGGACACGCTTCCGGCATGTCCTGCAATGCCTTGAGACTTGAACAAAATTTCACCACTTTGTGTCATGCTCGCACGCCTTCGCCAATTTCTTTCCGCCGAAATTCGAAATCAAACAGCCGATCTTCTGAAGGGTCTCGCTGTCGTGTTCATGATTCTTGTGCATCTTGTTGAATTGTTTTCGACGCCGGCAATCTATGAGAGTATTGCGGGTCGCGTCGCGTTGTTTCTCGGTGGACCACCCGCTGCACCTGTTTTTATGGCCGTGATGGGCTACTTTCTTGCCTCATCACGAAAGTCTTTCTTTCAACAGATACGCCGCGGAGTTTTTCTTTTTCTCGGCGGAGTTCTGTTGAACATCGGACTGAATCTCAATCTTCTCTTCTCGATTCGTTCGGGCCGGTTTGATCTCGATCCGCTTGCATACATCTTCGGTGCCGATGTTTTGCCACTCGCCGGATTGAGCGTAATGGCTATTGCCCTTCTTCGAACCATCTTCCGGCAATCATGGATTGCTTATCTCATTCTGGCCTTCGCCGCTGCTGCCCTGACTCCCCTCTTGCATAACATAGAGTCGTCCGATCCGTTTCTCAAGTACATTGTGCCGTTCTTCTGGGGAAAGTCAAGCTGGTCGTACTTCCCTTTGTTTCCATGGCTCGCATACCCGTTGCTCGGATACGCGTACAAAATCGGGAGCGAAAGCTTCACACTACATTCACAAATGACGCCGTTAATTCGTTTGCTGCTTCTTGCCTTCTGTGCTTGCTGCCTTTTGATGTTCTCAAAGAATGCACTCGCGATTTCTGTTGATCTGTCCCGTTACTATCATCATTCGCTTTCATTCACCCTCTGGGTGGCTCTATTCCTCTGCGCCTGGAGTTTGCTCGTTTCATTTTTCGAAGAACACACCGGTAATACTCTGCCCGTCCTTTACATCAAATGGATTGGCCGCAATGTCACCGCTGCGTATGTCTTTCAATGGCTCTTTATTGGTAATCTTGCTACCGAACTCTATCGCACACAAACTGTGATTCAGACTCTGATCTGGTTTTTCGTTGTTCTCGCTGCAACAAGTTGTTGCATTCCTATCTGGCAAAGGCTCAAACCCAAACTGGCTACTTTATTAGCGTCATCCGTTTCGTTTCAGTGAATCCGCCTGCAGAGAGCCGTGCATAGTACACGCCGCTTGGCATTCCTGATGCATCCCAACGGATGGAATATCTTCCCGGCTGCAATGTTTCGTTTACCAGTTCGGCAACCTCCCTTCCTAACATATCATACATCTTCAATACCGCATGGCCGACCTCCGGTATCCGGAACCAGATCTGTGTCGAGGGATTGAATGGATTGGGAAAATTTTGCTCAAGCATGAATCCCAAAACCTGTTGATCAACCAAACGAACATTCGCCGGAGCCATCTCAATCACTGTGAGAATAGGCTTGTCCCGTGCAAAACTCGCCGAAGCGATTGCCATATCAGGCCGCCCGTCATTGTCGAAATCTCCCACTGCGACCTTTGACGGTCTGAACCATCCCTGATCGGAACCCGGGGTGATGTTATCGGTGGTATCGTCCTGGTAGACTGTTGTCCTGTGATAGTTTTGCGGGTCGGTAATTGAACCCCCGGCATATTTCCATTGAAACACTGCCTCATGGTAGCTTCCGGCAAGATACAACTCGGGCACCCCATTCAAATCAATGTCGCCTCTTGAAACGCCGGCAATCCCACGGTACGGATCGTAGGCATGAAGCAGAATGATATCGTTGCCCGTCATCTGCCCGACATCGCCCGGGTTGGTTACGACGTACACACGCCCATTCGCTGTCGCGATGTAGAGTTCGCAGGTTGCATTGTTGTCGTAATTTGCCTCTGCAAAGCCCATATTGGAGAGATCAATGGTAAGATCATTGTGATAAACGTTGGCGACGCGTGCAAACGAGTCGGGGGAGCCGGTATGTTCATAGAAGGCTAAGTGCAACGGCTCCCAGCCGGCGGCAACAATCTCTTTTCGTCCATCACGGTCAAGGTCGGTTGCTTCAAGCGCGTAGCCGACGTAGGCGAATGTTGTTGAGTCTTGAAACTCAATGTTCCAGACGGGATTTTGGAAGGTCGACCCGGGGGCAAGAGAGAATACCATGAAACGGCTTTTCGGAGTAGAATAGCGTTCCTGAATTGCAACAGCCACTTCCTCTCGACCATCGTTATCGAAATCACCGGCGATGATGGCAGTTCCTTCATCAAATGCGGCGGGAAGGTTGAGATTCCACGTCGCGGTCGGCAGAGCCGGAAAGCCGTTGTCCATTCCATTCCATTCAAACACATAGAAGCCGTGGTACGTCGAATCGTACGGATCGA
It contains:
- a CDS encoding alanine racemase, producing MAEKRTYERPVVTKHQSGIMNKFGSGPSTSVRDNIDGVLIKDLAGKFGSPLFVLSEKTIRQNQRNAYRVFKNRYPRVQFAWSYKTNYLDAVCSVFHQEGSWAEVVSEFEYRKARALGIPGEHIIFNGPEKSIEVLRTAIREGAMIHIDHFDELYHIVELTDTEKLKAKIAIRVNMDVGVYPLWDRFGFNYENGEAWQAIKRIVANPRLTLIGLHTHIGTYMMSAEAYRVAASKLATLAKSMHDEFNITLEYIDVGGGFASQNTLIGQYLPAEEVVPSLEQYADAIASGLFQLSIKPEDLPTLILETGRALIDNAGYLVTTVIANKRLSTGRRAIIVDAGVNLMFTSFWYKHKIQPAQQPSVHTEDAVIYGPLCMNIDVLRDGIVLPTLKQGDRLVLNHVGAYNMTQWMQFITMRPNVVMVMEDGSVELIRKAETLEYLAQQEVLPARLKEKKSR
- a CDS encoding ATP-grasp domain-containing protein; translation: MLQTDTYQMNIAVTGLNATDNPGPGVPVIRSLRSAPEFSGRIIGLSYDSLDPGIYMENIADKSYLIPYPSSGLEPLFERIAYIHSKEKLDVIVPTLDSELYGFIKLSERLRSLGIHTFLPTFDQLNLRAKDKLFDFCTVHKFKVPKNILVSSLQDLHNIPNQFNYPVVVKGIFYDAYIAHNFNDAHAAFDKLRLKWGLPIIIQEHVTGDEFNVVALGDGSGASIGAVPMRKLYITDKGKGWAGVTVDDKALISLAADIVKALKWQSGLELEFIKSKETNEYFLLEINPRFPAWVHLATGAGQNLPYALVKLARGEQMPQFRAYTIGTIFIRYSWDYITTMKEFEKLVVAGEK
- a CDS encoding PqqD family protein; translation: MNTYLVPESLAVSDSGFLFLASTGETFTLNEIGKEIFKMLQGGDTREAIEQKVLELYDVERATFVRDFDDFINQLSSFKLIRTK
- a CDS encoding DUF1624 domain-containing protein, with the translated sequence MLARLRQFLSAEIRNQTADLLKGLAVVFMILVHLVELFSTPAIYESIAGRVALFLGGPPAAPVFMAVMGYFLASSRKSFFQQIRRGVFLFLGGVLLNIGLNLNLLFSIRSGRFDLDPLAYIFGADVLPLAGLSVMAIALLRTIFRQSWIAYLILAFAAAALTPLLHNIESSDPFLKYIVPFFWGKSSWSYFPLFPWLAYPLLGYAYKIGSESFTLHSQMTPLIRLLLLAFCACCLLMFSKNALAISVDLSRYYHHSLSFTLWVALFLCAWSLLVSFFEEHTGNTLPVLYIKWIGRNVTAAYVFQWLFIGNLATELYRTQTVIQTLIWFFVVLAATSCCIPIWQRLKPKLATLLASSVSFQ
- a CDS encoding T9SS type A sorting domain-containing protein, translated to MRYFVLTLAILGGGAGLVMQSYAQSSFAPVWRTVPWDSGGLHPSSIAWSMMKSELDLDNDGKKEFLLSTAWSGVYHNAVYLYEYASNNNYQNVWSYSFYPYSNDYSAVAVADLDGDGWKEILCLIDPYDSTYHGFYVFEWNGMDNGFPALPTATWNLNLPAAFDEGTAIIAGDFDNDGREEVAVAIQERYSTPKSRFMVFSLAPGSTFQNPVWNIEFQDSTTFAYVGYALEATDLDRDGRKEIVAAGWEPLHLAFYEHTGSPDSFARVANVYHNDLTIDLSNMGFAEANYDNNATCELYIATANGRVYVVTNPGDVGQMTGNDIILLHAYDPYRGIAGVSRGDIDLNGVPELYLAGSYHEAVFQWKYAGGSITDPQNYHRTTVYQDDTTDNITPGSDQGWFRPSKVAVGDFDNDGRPDMAIASASFARDKPILTVIEMAPANVRLVDQQVLGFMLEQNFPNPFNPSTQIWFRIPEVGHAVLKMYDMLGREVAELVNETLQPGRYSIRWDASGMPSGVYYARLSAGGFTETKRMTLIK